The following coding sequences lie in one Caldisericia bacterium genomic window:
- a CDS encoding sulfide/dihydroorotate dehydrogenase-like FAD/NAD-binding protein: MFEITYKEELCPTIFLMKVKAPYVAKNARPGQFFILRVYEKGERIPLTIADYENDEITMVFQTVGLTTYLLSYKEVGDNIYDVVGPLGTPSELHKYENGSVVLIGGGVGIAPIYPILKGFKDIGNKVISILGARSKNLLFWEEKFRKISDEVLITTDDGTYGKKGFVTDALKDLIDKGEKIAQVTAIGPPIMMKNVCELTRPYGIKTIVSLNSIMVDGTGMCGVCRVEVGNETKLTCQDGPEFDGHLVNFPLLFERLKMYKNEEQLAMQYLDEKRRMIYGYKS; this comes from the coding sequence ATGTTTGAGATAACATATAAAGAAGAGCTTTGTCCTACAATTTTTTTAATGAAAGTTAAAGCACCTTATGTTGCAAAAAATGCAAGACCAGGTCAATTTTTTATTTTAAGAGTATATGAAAAAGGCGAAAGAATTCCACTAACTATTGCAGATTATGAAAATGATGAAATCACAATGGTATTCCAAACTGTAGGACTTACAACTTATCTATTGTCATATAAAGAAGTAGGAGATAATATATATGATGTTGTTGGACCACTTGGTACACCTTCTGAATTACATAAATATGAAAATGGTTCAGTTGTTTTAATTGGCGGAGGAGTAGGAATCGCACCTATTTATCCAATTTTAAAAGGTTTCAAAGATATTGGTAATAAAGTAATATCAATTCTTGGAGCAAGAAGCAAAAATTTACTTTTCTGGGAAGAGAAATTTAGAAAAATTTCAGATGAAGTATTAATAACTACAGATGATGGAACATATGGGAAAAAGGGATTTGTAACAGATGCTCTAAAAGATTTAATTGATAAAGGTGAGAAAATTGCCCAAGTTACAGCAATTGGACCACCAATAATGATGAAAAATGTTTGTGAACTTACAAGGCCATATGGAATAAAAACAATTGTTAGTTTGAATTCAATTATGGTAGATGGAACTGGTATGTGTGGTGTCTGTAGAGTTGAAGTTGGTAATGAAACAAAGTTAACTTGTCAAGATGGTCCTGAATTTGATGGACATCTTGTAAATTTTCCTCTTCTATTCGAAAGATTAAAAATGTATAAAAACGAAGAGCAACTTGCAATGCAATATCTTGATGAAAAAAGGAGGATGATATATGGCTATAAATCCTAA
- the gltA gene encoding NADPH-dependent glutamate synthase, which produces MAINPKKTPMKEQDPKERIKNFDEVPYGYTEEEAILEAERCLQCKVPKCVEGCPVYVDIPGFIKAIKERDFDRAIKIMKNTNSLPAITGRVCPQETQCEEKCVLGKKYEPCAIGRLERFIADWDAKRGMVIPEINEKYDIKVAVVGAGPAGLTCAADLAKFGYDVTIFESLHAPGGVLIYGIPEFRLPKSIVQREVEYVKKLGVKIITNVLVGRTFTLKDLFNEGYKAIFLGTGAGAPQFMNIPGENLLGILSANEYLTRINLMKAYKFPEFDTPVKKGGVVAVIGAGNVAMDAARSALRMGAERVMIVYRRTEQEMPARVEEYHHAKEEGVEFLWLTCPTKYFGDENGWVKEMEVIKNELGEPDESGRRRPVPIKGSEYRIKVDSVIVAIGTVPNPLVARTSGLKTGRHGIVIADENGRTSLEGVWAGGDIVTGAATVILAMGAGKKAAQDIDRYLKEKYIYKKEFVWASI; this is translated from the coding sequence ATGGCTATAAATCCTAAAAAAACTCCAATGAAAGAACAGGATCCTAAAGAAAGAATTAAAAATTTTGATGAAGTGCCATATGGATATACAGAAGAAGAGGCAATATTAGAAGCAGAAAGATGTCTTCAGTGTAAAGTCCCGAAATGTGTAGAAGGTTGTCCAGTTTATGTTGATATACCTGGATTTATAAAAGCTATAAAAGAAAGAGATTTTGATAGAGCAATTAAGATAATGAAAAATACAAATTCTCTTCCGGCAATAACTGGAAGAGTTTGTCCTCAAGAAACCCAATGTGAAGAAAAATGTGTGTTAGGTAAAAAATATGAACCATGCGCAATTGGAAGGTTAGAAAGATTTATTGCAGATTGGGATGCAAAAAGAGGAATGGTTATTCCTGAAATAAATGAAAAGTATGATATTAAAGTTGCAGTTGTTGGTGCAGGACCTGCTGGCTTAACCTGTGCAGCTGATTTAGCAAAATTTGGATATGATGTAACAATATTTGAATCTCTTCATGCACCAGGTGGTGTCTTAATTTATGGCATTCCTGAATTCAGATTACCAAAATCAATTGTACAAAGAGAAGTTGAATATGTTAAAAAACTCGGTGTTAAAATTATTACAAATGTTCTTGTTGGAAGAACTTTTACCTTAAAAGACCTATTTAATGAAGGATATAAAGCAATATTTTTAGGTACTGGTGCTGGTGCACCTCAATTTATGAATATTCCTGGTGAAAATTTATTAGGAATACTTTCTGCAAATGAGTATTTAACTAGAATAAATTTAATGAAAGCATACAAATTTCCAGAATTTGATACACCTGTTAAAAAAGGTGGTGTTGTCGCAGTAATAGGCGCAGGGAACGTTGCAATGGATGCTGCAAGAAGTGCTTTAAGAATGGGTGCTGAAAGAGTTATGATTGTATATAGGAGAACAGAACAAGAGATGCCTGCAAGAGTTGAAGAATATCACCATGCAAAAGAAGAAGGAGTTGAATTTTTGTGGTTAACTTGTCCCACAAAATATTTTGGAGATGAAAATGGTTGGGTAAAAGAGATGGAAGTTATCAAAAATGAATTAGGAGAACCTGATGAATCTGGTAGAAGAAGACCAGTACCAATTAAAGGAAGTGAATACAGAATTAAAGTTGATTCAGTAATTGTTGCAATTGGAACAGTTCCAAATCCTCTTGTTGCAAGAACTAGTGGCTTAAAAACAGGTAGACATGGAATTGTAATAGCAGATGAAAATGGAAGAACATCCCTTGAAGGTGTATGGGCAGGTGGAGATATAGTAACTGGTGCTGCAACTGTAATTCTTGCAATGGGTGCTGGTAAAAAAGCAGCACAAGATATAGATAGATATTTAAAGGAAAAATATATTTATAAAAAGGAATTTGTTTGGGCTTCAATTTAA
- the amrS gene encoding AmmeMemoRadiSam system radical SAM enzyme, protein MDNIKEALLYEKLDKKKVRCNLCYKRCLIKESEFGFCGVRKNIDGTLFTTIYGVISSIAIDPIEKKPLFHFYPGSQTLSLGTWGCNLRCGHCQNWEISYEKYHDKLLSMSKYLTPQDLIKLAKSYNSKGISFTYNEPTIWFEYTLDVFKLAKEEDLYTVYVTNGTITSEGLNIISQYLDAFRVDIKAFYDSSFKKITNVKGANFILERTIEAKKLGLHIEVITNVIPTVNDSIKEMEELAIWIKENLGPKTPWHITRFYPYMNFSHLMPTPIKTLEMIKEIGDKVGLNFVYIGNVFGHPFENTYCPNCKSLVIKRAGFEILEYNVIHGRCKFCGSDLNIRE, encoded by the coding sequence TTGGATAACATTAAAGAAGCCCTATTATATGAAAAATTAGATAAAAAAAAAGTAAGATGTAATCTTTGTTATAAAAGATGTTTAATAAAAGAGAGTGAATTTGGCTTTTGTGGAGTAAGAAAAAATATTGATGGAACACTTTTTACAACAATATATGGTGTTATTTCCTCTATTGCTATTGATCCAATTGAAAAGAAACCTCTTTTTCATTTTTATCCTGGAAGTCAAACTTTATCGTTAGGGACATGGGGATGCAATTTAAGATGTGGACATTGTCAAAATTGGGAAATTTCGTATGAAAAATATCATGACAAACTTCTTTCTATGAGTAAATATTTAACTCCACAAGATTTAATAAAACTTGCAAAATCTTATAATTCAAAAGGTATTTCATTTACATATAACGAACCAACAATTTGGTTTGAATATACACTTGATGTTTTTAAACTTGCAAAAGAGGAAGATCTTTATACTGTTTATGTTACAAATGGAACAATAACTTCTGAAGGTTTAAATATAATTTCACAATATCTTGATGCATTTAGAGTTGATATTAAAGCGTTTTATGATTCAAGTTTTAAAAAAATAACTAATGTTAAAGGAGCAAATTTTATTCTTGAAAGAACAATAGAAGCAAAGAAACTGGGATTACATATTGAAGTTATTACAAATGTAATACCAACAGTTAATGATTCTATAAAAGAAATGGAAGAACTTGCAATTTGGATTAAAGAAAATCTTGGACCAAAAACACCTTGGCATATAACAAGATTTTATCCATATATGAACTTTTCACATCTAATGCCAACACCTATAAAAACTTTAGAAATGATAAAAGAAATCGGAGATAAAGTTGGTTTAAATTTTGTTTATATAGGAAATGTCTTTGGGCATCCATTTGAAAATACTTATTGTCCAAATTGTAAAAGTTTAGTAATAAAAAGAGCAGGTTTTGAGATTCTTGAATATAATGTAATTCATGGGAGATGTAAATTTTGTGGCTCAGATTTAAATATAAGAGAATAA
- a CDS encoding FAD:protein FMN transferase, whose protein sequence is MGTFLIITIDNNHKNIISKINEKVIEIEDKFSRFKESSYTSKINKNKGEWVEVDEEFIYVLEKAIYFNKISNNAFNPLVGDIVNEWGFYDGNYKIPDESIINKLIKEVDIENILIDKEKKMVKIISGSLDFGGIVKGYTLDKIKEILEKNNVQEAIVNFGGNILVLGNRTFNIGVKNPRGNGVIYTFEVKNGATVSTSGDYENYFIKDNKRYHHIINPETGNPSQNGIIEVSVVSEKGIDGDALSTTLFVLGKEKGKEFIKNYFKNIKVLFVDENLNKEIIDEKD, encoded by the coding sequence ATGGGAACCTTTTTAATTATAACTATTGATAATAACCATAAAAATATTATTAGTAAAATTAACGAAAAAGTAATAGAAATTGAAGATAAATTCTCACGATTTAAGGAATCATCATACACTTCAAAAATAAATAAAAATAAAGGAGAGTGGGTTGAAGTTGATGAAGAGTTTATATATGTACTTGAGAAAGCAATTTATTTTAATAAAATTTCAAACAATGCATTTAATCCATTAGTTGGAGATATTGTAAATGAATGGGGATTTTATGATGGTAATTATAAAATTCCAGATGAAAGTATTATAAATAAATTAATAAAAGAAGTTGACATAGAAAATATTTTAATTGATAAAGAAAAGAAAATGGTGAAAATTATTTCTGGTTCACTTGATTTTGGGGGAATAGTTAAAGGTTACACACTTGATAAAATAAAAGAGATTTTAGAAAAAAATAATGTTCAAGAAGCAATTGTAAATTTTGGTGGAAATATTTTAGTTTTAGGTAATAGAACTTTCAATATAGGAGTTAAAAATCCAAGAGGTAATGGAGTTATATACACATTTGAAGTTAAAAATGGAGCCACAGTTTCGACATCAGGTGATTATGAAAATTATTTTATAAAAGATAATAAAAGATATCACCATATAATAAATCCAGAAACTGGAAACCCATCTCAAAATGGTATTATCGAGGTAAGCGTTGTTTCAGAAAAAGGAATAGATGGAGATGCTCTTTCAACAACGCTTTTTGTATTAGGAAAAGAAAAAGGCAAAGAATTTATCAAAAATTACTTTAAAAACATTAAAGTGTTATTTGTAGATGAAAATTTAAATAAAGAGATAATCGATGAAAAAGATTGA
- a CDS encoding NusG domain II-containing protein — translation MKKIDKFIFYLLIPLLIFSIFYLSFDTQNKTLVVLDKNGENEFNLFQKRVIFCEGNNGKVLVLIDNGKARVIESNCKDKICIRKGWISSIGEYSICLPNEVFIIIKGRGKIDGISE, via the coding sequence ATGAAAAAGATTGATAAATTTATTTTTTATTTATTAATACCACTATTAATTTTTTCAATTTTCTATTTATCATTTGATACACAAAATAAAACACTTGTTGTTTTAGACAAAAATGGAGAGAATGAATTTAATTTATTTCAAAAAAGAGTTATTTTTTGTGAAGGGAATAATGGAAAAGTTTTAGTTTTAATTGATAATGGAAAAGCGAGAGTAATAGAATCTAATTGTAAAGATAAAATATGTATTAGAAAAGGTTGGATTTCAAGTATTGGGGAGTATTCAATTTGTCTTCCTAATGAAGTTTTTATTATAATCAAAGGTAGAGGAAAAATAGATGGAATATCAGAATAG
- a CDS encoding Gx transporter family protein, which produces MEYQNRLRNLIIVSLFLAGGIALNLIEPPILFFIAPGIKIGIANIATLITLYYFNSTYALLVGILRPVLVSLFKGNFLTLEFILSFTGSILATIFMIIFKKVFKDKISIIGVSMIGGIIHNFGQFIVVYYISKIEYLFYYLPILIVFGGISGFIIGYISKFLIKRLKDYEDEKRKSPW; this is translated from the coding sequence ATGGAATATCAGAATAGATTAAGAAATTTAATTATAGTTTCTCTTTTTTTAGCAGGCGGAATTGCATTAAATTTAATTGAACCACCTATTTTATTTTTTATTGCACCTGGTATAAAAATAGGCATAGCAAATATTGCAACATTAATAACTCTATATTATTTTAATTCAACATATGCACTTTTAGTTGGAATATTAAGACCAGTACTTGTTTCTTTATTTAAAGGAAATTTTTTAACGCTTGAATTTATTCTATCTTTCACAGGTTCAATTCTCGCAACAATTTTTATGATAATTTTTAAAAAAGTTTTTAAAGATAAAATCTCAATTATTGGTGTTAGTATGATTGGTGGAATAATTCATAATTTTGGACAATTTATAGTTGTATATTATATATCAAAAATTGAATACCTTTTTTATTATCTTCCAATTTTAATTGTTTTTGGTGGAATATCAGGTTTTATAATTGGTTATATTTCAAAATTTTTAATAAAAAGATTAAAAGATTATGAAGATGAGAAAAGAAAATCTCCCTGGTAA
- a CDS encoding Maf family protein yields the protein MRKENLPGKINLVSNSKRRFDILRKFFYVEKIIPKSIELDEGDFIKLTIENSKNKVLSVKRNLYETYVSGDTVVVIDNKIFGKPKNEEDAFIMLKELSNKWHIVCSGFYFISQNIEGEGFDIAKVKFKDLKKDEILNYIKTNEPFDKAGGYAIQGLGSYLIEKFEGCFYTIVGFPVVKFIKKLKEVIFENS from the coding sequence ATGAGAAAAGAAAATCTCCCTGGTAAAATAAATCTAGTTTCAAATTCCAAAAGGAGATTTGATATTTTAAGAAAATTCTTTTATGTTGAGAAAATCATTCCAAAATCAATAGAATTAGATGAAGGAGATTTTATAAAACTAACTATTGAAAATTCAAAAAACAAAGTATTATCAGTAAAAAGAAATTTATACGAAACTTATGTTTCTGGAGATACAGTTGTTGTTATTGATAACAAAATTTTTGGAAAACCTAAAAACGAAGAAGATGCTTTTATTATGCTTAAAGAACTTTCAAATAAATGGCATATAGTTTGTTCAGGTTTTTATTTTATATCACAAAATATAGAAGGGGAAGGTTTTGATATTGCTAAAGTTAAATTCAAAGATTTAAAAAAAGATGAAATATTAAATTATATTAAAACCAATGAACCATTTGATAAAGCAGGGGGATATGCAATTCAAGGATTAGGAAGTTATCTTATAGAAAAATTTGAAGGTTGTTTTTATACTATTGTTGGATTTCCTGTGGTAAAATTTATAAAGAAATTAAAGGAGGTAATTTTTGAGAATTCCTAA
- a CDS encoding PEGA domain-containing protein, with the protein MKNLFIIIFLTILCFSSCLSNKGTLTIDSYPKEAEVYLNGENIGNTPISIKINVGKYSIEVKKEGYKDYKKEVEIKKGRETIVIANLERKVGGISVKTEPDGATVYVDGKNYGLTPLEIYDLETGKHEVLITKEGYKSIIKVVEVKEEIIEISEILIKGVSKAYINSNPRGATVIIDGKEIGKTPLEIKEISLGRHFITLKALGYEEMTKTIDITENINTYTFNLVQLNHALIIETEPEGATVYIDDSIKGVTPIEIKNLTPLKKYKIRIELSGYLPYLTEVTMPKDGSIFLPKIKLMKTSG; encoded by the coding sequence ATGAAAAATTTATTTATAATAATTTTTCTAACAATTTTATGTTTTTCTTCATGTTTATCAAATAAAGGAACTCTTACAATAGATTCATACCCTAAAGAAGCAGAAGTTTATTTAAATGGTGAAAATATAGGAAATACGCCAATTTCTATAAAAATAAATGTGGGAAAATATAGTATAGAGGTAAAAAAAGAAGGATACAAAGATTATAAAAAAGAGGTAGAGATTAAAAAAGGAAGAGAAACTATTGTAATTGCAAATCTTGAGAGAAAAGTTGGAGGAATTTCAGTTAAAACAGAACCAGATGGAGCAACTGTCTATGTGGATGGAAAAAATTATGGATTAACTCCATTAGAAATTTATGACCTTGAAACAGGAAAACATGAAGTTCTCATTACAAAAGAGGGATATAAAAGCATAATTAAAGTTGTTGAAGTAAAAGAAGAGATAATCGAAATATCTGAGATTTTAATAAAGGGTGTAAGTAAAGCATATATAAATTCAAATCCAAGAGGAGCAACTGTAATTATTGATGGAAAAGAAATTGGAAAAACACCTCTAGAAATTAAAGAAATTTCTCTTGGTAGACATTTTATAACTTTAAAAGCACTTGGTTATGAAGAAATGACAAAGACAATTGATATTACAGAAAATATTAACACTTACACATTTAATTTAGTTCAATTAAATCACGCTTTAATTATTGAAACAGAACCTGAAGGCGCAACTGTATATATAGATGATTCAATTAAAGGTGTTACACCTATTGAAATTAAGAATTTAACTCCTTTAAAGAAATATAAAATAAGAATTGAACTATCAGGATATCTTCCATATTTAACTGAAGTTACTATGCCAAAAGATGGTTCAATATTTTTACCAAAAATAAAACTTATGAAAACTAGCGGATGA
- a CDS encoding MBL fold metallo-hydrolase encodes MIKVEKEIVSPYRTNCYFVYKDKEGIIIDPGGDCYKIKRKLEELKNIKFEYVLNTHGHEDHTFCDNFLKKNYKMKIFIHKSDLPFISNGAINKKYWSNFEEVEVDFLFEDGYELNLSSFNIKVIHTEGHTPGSSMFIIDNLIFSGDTIFKGTIGRTDFEYSSSIKMKNSIIKILNKLNDKDYIIYPGHGPSTTFKEEIQNLIYFLEIL; translated from the coding sequence ATGATAAAAGTAGAAAAAGAAATTGTAAGTCCTTATAGAACAAATTGCTATTTTGTTTATAAAGATAAAGAAGGGATTATAATAGATCCTGGTGGTGATTGTTATAAAATAAAAAGAAAACTTGAGGAATTAAAAAATATAAAATTCGAGTATGTTTTAAACACACATGGACATGAAGATCATACATTTTGCGATAATTTTTTGAAAAAAAATTACAAAATGAAAATCTTTATTCATAAGAGTGATCTTCCTTTTATTTCTAATGGTGCAATAAATAAAAAATATTGGTCTAACTTTGAAGAAGTAGAAGTAGATTTTTTATTTGAAGATGGTTATGAATTAAATCTTTCTTCTTTTAATATAAAAGTGATTCATACTGAAGGACATACTCCAGGAAGTTCAATGTTTATAATTGATAATTTAATTTTTTCAGGAGATACAATTTTCAAAGGAACAATTGGAAGAACTGACTTTGAATATTCAAGTAGCATAAAAATGAAAAATTCTATAATAAAAATTTTAAATAAATTAAACGATAAAGATTATATAATTTATCCAGGTCATGGACCTTCAACAACTTTTAAAGAAGAAATTCAAAATTTAATTTATTTTCTTGAAATTTTATAA
- a CDS encoding MgtC/SapB family protein, with product MNKEYFDIFIKIVVSIILGGLIGLERERRNRPAGLRTHILVSLGSCLFTISSIEFSKIYGSGVDPSRVAANIVTGVGFLGAGTIMKEGLTIKGLTTAATIWLSSAIGLTCGLGFYIPAILTTILAFLVLIFVRVFEFERLGKYEGNLKIFNIKVTDKPGQLGKIGTIFGKYGIHIKNVKFERDEKSLNIEFIVSVPQNIEIKDVCNELSKEDFVIEVSTE from the coding sequence ATGAATAAAGAATACTTTGATATATTTATAAAAATTGTTGTTTCTATTATATTAGGTGGTTTAATTGGATTAGAAAGAGAAAGAAGAAATAGACCAGCTGGACTTAGAACACATATACTTGTATCACTTGGTTCTTGTCTTTTTACAATATCTTCAATTGAATTTTCAAAAATTTATGGAAGTGGAGTTGACCCATCAAGAGTTGCTGCAAATATTGTAACAGGGGTAGGTTTTTTAGGTGCAGGAACTATTATGAAAGAGGGTTTAACAATAAAAGGTTTGACTACTGCTGCAACAATTTGGCTTTCTTCAGCAATTGGACTCACATGTGGTTTAGGTTTCTATATTCCTGCAATTTTAACAACAATACTTGCGTTTTTAGTGTTAATTTTTGTAAGAGTTTTTGAATTTGAGAGACTTGGAAAATATGAAGGAAATTTAAAAATATTTAATATTAAAGTTACAGATAAACCAGGTCAACTTGGAAAAATTGGAACTATTTTTGGAAAATATGGAATTCATATTAAAAATGTAAAATTTGAAAGAGATGAAAAATCTTTAAACATTGAATTTATTGTATCAGTTCCTCAAAATATTGAAATAAAAGATGTTTGTAATGAATTATCAAAAGAAGATTTTGTTATAGAGGTCTCAACTGAATGA
- a CDS encoding DUF763 domain-containing protein: protein MRRGFADLPLHGGKAPKWLFDRMVKLSREISLSIIYLYGTQELLNRLSDPFWFQAFGCVLGFDWHSSGVTTTVTGALKEGLKDEEKNIGIFFAGGKGKRAVKTPEDINIWIDKGYINFEKGELLKKYSRLVAKVDTVGLQDNFSIYHHFFIYSKDGIWAVIEQGMNEEKRIARRYHWFSKEINSFVSDPHKGIASDLIVKPLNLVDSKIEKTRNEILTVSTEIKEDEAIKILDKRRVNFPFHHPIFYEDYEEKRLKKLMSKIKDYKPKSFEDLILIEGLGEKTMRALALISHLIFGSELSFKDPVTFSFAHGGKDGHPYPVDRKTYDISIEILKNAVEKAKLGDLEKIKILKNLSKF from the coding sequence ATGAGAAGAGGTTTTGCAGATTTACCTCTTCATGGTGGCAAAGCACCAAAATGGCTTTTTGATAGAATGGTTAAACTATCAAGAGAAATATCTCTTTCAATTATTTATTTATATGGTACTCAAGAACTTTTAAATAGATTATCAGATCCATTTTGGTTTCAAGCATTTGGTTGCGTTCTAGGTTTTGATTGGCACTCCTCAGGAGTTACAACAACTGTAACTGGTGCTCTAAAAGAGGGTTTAAAAGATGAAGAGAAAAATATTGGTATATTTTTTGCAGGAGGCAAAGGAAAAAGAGCAGTAAAGACTCCAGAAGATATAAATATATGGATTGATAAAGGATATATCAATTTTGAAAAAGGAGAATTATTAAAAAAATATTCTAGATTAGTTGCTAAAGTTGATACAGTTGGACTTCAAGATAATTTTTCAATTTATCATCACTTTTTTATCTATTCAAAAGATGGTATTTGGGCTGTTATTGAGCAGGGAATGAATGAAGAAAAAAGAATTGCAAGAAGATATCATTGGTTTTCAAAAGAGATAAATAGTTTTGTTTCAGACCCACACAAGGGAATTGCTTCTGATCTAATTGTAAAACCTCTTAATCTTGTTGATTCTAAAATTGAAAAAACAAGAAATGAAATTTTAACGGTTTCAACTGAGATAAAAGAAGATGAGGCAATTAAAATTTTAGATAAAAGAAGGGTGAATTTTCCATTTCACCATCCTATTTTTTATGAAGATTATGAGGAAAAAAGGTTAAAAAAATTAATGAGTAAAATTAAAGATTATAAACCTAAAAGTTTTGAGGATCTTATTCTTATTGAAGGCCTAGGAGAAAAAACTATGAGAGCTCTTGCATTAATATCTCATCTTATATTTGGCTCAGAACTATCATTTAAAGATCCAGTCACATTTTCATTTGCACATGGTGGTAAAGATGGACACCCATATCCAGTTGACAGAAAAACTTATGATATCTCGATTGAAATTTTAAAAAATGCTGTTGAAAAAGCCAAATTAGGTGATTTAGAAAAAATTAAAATATTAAAAAACCTATCAAAATTTTAA
- the mscL gene encoding large-conductance mechanosensitive channel protein MscL — MFKEFKEFAMKGNVIDLAVGIIIGAAFGKIVSSLVGDVLMPVIGLLIGGINISGLSFKIGDAVIKYGAFLQTVVDFLIIAFSIFLLVKGINKLKRKPVEVPKEPTTKICPFCFTEIPIKAKRCPNCTSELD, encoded by the coding sequence ATGTTCAAAGAATTTAAAGAATTTGCAATGAAAGGTAATGTTATTGACCTTGCAGTTGGTATAATAATTGGTGCAGCTTTTGGAAAAATTGTTTCTTCTCTTGTAGGAGATGTTTTAATGCCAGTAATTGGTTTATTAATTGGAGGTATTAATATTAGTGGATTATCTTTCAAAATTGGTGATGCAGTTATAAAATATGGTGCATTTTTACAAACAGTCGTTGATTTTTTAATTATTGCTTTCAGCATATTTTTACTTGTAAAGGGGATAAATAAATTAAAAAGAAAACCTGTTGAAGTTCCAAAAGAACCAACAACAAAAATATGTCCTTTTTGTTTTACTGAAATACCAATAAAAGCAAAAAGATGTCCAAATTGTACATCTGAATTAGATTAA
- a CDS encoding MBL fold metallo-hydrolase gives MIKISILCNDKAKEKFYSEHGFSALIEKDGYKLIFDTGTTDVFLKNILKFNKNINEINDIVISHGHYDHMGGLRELSKLDKNFSIWSKEGVFIPKFSEDKFAGIEKDKIKQNLNFRFIKEDLFEIMPHIYIFGPSPISNNFESIDKNFKIKSEKGLEKDYFTEEINLAIDNKDLILITGCAHRGIVNIVNHAVNIFNKKVNIILGGFHLYNASKEKLIKIVNYLNNFEINKLIPCHCTGDKSIKIFKELFKGEVMECLAGDFLIF, from the coding sequence ATGATAAAAATTTCAATTTTATGTAATGATAAAGCAAAAGAAAAATTTTATTCAGAACATGGATTTTCTGCATTAATTGAAAAAGATGGATACAAACTAATTTTTGATACTGGAACAACAGATGTATTTTTAAAAAATATTTTAAAATTTAATAAAAATATAAATGAAATTAATGATATAGTAATAAGTCATGGACACTACGATCATATGGGTGGATTAAGAGAGTTAAGCAAATTAGATAAAAATTTTTCAATATGGTCTAAAGAAGGAGTTTTTATTCCTAAATTTTCAGAAGATAAATTTGCAGGTATTGAAAAAGACAAAATCAAACAAAATTTAAATTTTAGATTTATTAAGGAAGATTTATTTGAAATAATGCCCCATATTTATATATTTGGACCTTCTCCAATATCTAATAATTTTGAATCAATAGATAAAAATTTTAAGATAAAATCAGAAAAGGGTTTAGAAAAAGATTATTTTACAGAAGAGATTAATCTTGCTATTGATAATAAAGATTTGATTTTAATAACAGGTTGCGCTCATAGAGGAATTGTTAATATTGTTAATCATGCTGTAAATATTTTTAATAAAAAAGTAAATATTATTTTAGGTGGATTTCATCTTTATAACGCCTCTAAGGAGAAGTTAATAAAAATTGTTAATTATTTGAATAATTTTGAAATAAATAAATTAATACCATGCCATTGTACTGGTGATAAAAGTATTAAGATTTTTAAGGAACTTTTTAAAGGTGAAGTTATGGAGTGTTTGGCAGGAGATTTTTTAATTTTTTAA